The Phoenix dactylifera cultivar Barhee BC4 unplaced genomic scaffold, palm_55x_up_171113_PBpolish2nd_filt_p 000986F, whole genome shotgun sequence DNA segment gtcttggagtcgactcgcctctcagagacgaaaataccgtcttctatcTTTGGGTtgcggtgtctaggagtcgactcgcgtattgcgggagtcgactcgaatctcagagtcagtaaattggtcttctgtctttttccttgtgttcctctgagagtcgactctcactttctttggagtcgacttgccaaccatcggagtcgactcgcgttccactggagtcgactcgaatctcagacccaaaaactgctctctgacttttctgcctgtgactcctaggagtcgactcatacttctctggagtcgactcatacttctccggagtcgactcgaattccactggagtcgactcgaagactgttcttttgaatttttcttttgattttactcctccaatttgaatcctttgaactttaaactttgggccaataaattgtagctttcttccaacttgagagctttggaggccttcttgtgttcttccaacttgctatgttccttgcaaaataaatatctttctccttgcaacataaacattagtatctatacttcaaggttttgtgatcatcaaaatcaatctatgaatcaatctttgggtcatcagaggttcttcaaaagatgagagaagagattggctttGGACCAAGGCATGCAGATCAGGGGAGTAATGGTAATTCTGGTTCTGctgatcatgcttcattatgaTTGCTTTTGCCTTAGATGATAGGTCTTTGTATTGCTAGAaggaatgaaatctctgttgatCTCTATGACATACTTTTGGACTTTAATTTTGATGGATTTAGGACATGTTGATGCCTATTTTGAATGACATGTTAAATAACTTTTGCGTAATATTGAATGCCTTTGCTactaatgatattattattattattattattatgagccaatcaatgtaccaaatgtaccaggTTATTGGAATATGATCAGTGACCAAATTTGGTTACTGAATTGTTTACCAAGAATTGTGACAAGAAGccataaacttagtgacagaattttggttactaaaaattgattttgctcagtgCATTGTGACAAATTAGTGATGGTAACTTGGGACCATGTTTGTGACGACTAAATCTATCACTGAAGGTTGTGACAGATCAATGACCAAACTATtagttaattttttattttgttttaggtTCCTATTGCATATATTGTTTATGATTTTGATTATCCTGTTATGTCGAATAGCTATTCTATCTCAGTTGAAGACTCAAACAAATCAACATCACATCATATATTGTGATAAGGTAGATAAATATGACATATAGTTTTAAAAAATTACTTTATTATCTTTTTATATATGTTCAAACTATTATACTAATACCATCATTTTTATTGTAGGGTGATTGGAGCATTGAAAATCACATGAtgttattatattaaattgaacCATTCTGCTTAATAgtttatgatatttttctaaAGATAACTATGTTTATTGGATGTATTTAAAGTTTATCTTTGAATTAGATTAACTATGGTGGATGGTGGTTGTGTTTTTGATACTATTTATATATACATTTAATTCCTTGGTCTTTAATATTGGattttataaatctaaaatagTATTATAGTTTTACTTATAATAATTGTGTCATTATGATGAAATCCAAATTTAGGAGCTCTAGTGAGGAAGTAagcatatatttattatttttttaaatgattATTGTTTAGGAATATTCATGCATCTTAATTGACTTTCTTATTTTCTCATATTTGTATGTAGGTCCTTCTATTATGAGTATGGATAAGAATGCATTCATGTTAGGTGGTCATTCGAATTCTAAATATAAGatgcatattattttttttaaatatcgtatagtttaattaaataaaattaaatataagctaagttttggattatgattatatatctttcttgtaagaaatattaaataaaattataattttttaattaattaaagtaTGTCattgtatttattatttttaaatttttactttTAATAAAGTTTAGCTTCTTGCCTTTAATGAATGCTTGCTAAAATTGtaattttttattgaatatatcctttatgataatatcattattttagtttttattattgaatTCTTGCGTTTAATgaagtttttttattttgattatgGCTTCTTGCTTCAATTAATGcttgttaaaattatattttttaattgaatctATCCCTTATAAGCACGTTACTATTGCTGATTTTTATCATTGACTTTTGTTCAAAATCTAATTAATATCCAAAATAGTATtcgatttatatctatattcgtataatatatatatatatatatatatatgcttaacATCCAATTTGTATCTATATctatttataataaatatatatttggttaatatcCAATTAATATTCATATCCATTTAGAGTAAATATGGATATTAATTTTGGTCTCTGTtaaatatccatatttgttgaaAAATATAGATATGATGTAGAATTGTAGATTTACTAATATCCGATCCATTTTCATTCTTGGATTTCATCATGTGACTAAAGGAAATTGGTACATTTCAGGATATTATCGCAATACATAAAAAGTTCCTAATGTAAGTCAATTTTGTTATGACACATAGTCTTGAAGATTTTCTTGGTGCCATATTTGAGCTTTAACATATTTCCCTTTTATGGTCTATATcatgttttaaatatttatatttcaaCAAGCTTCAAAATGAAGATAAAATATCGGCTCCGCCTATCTACTCAAAACTACGAGAACTTCAACTTAAAAACAACATTTAAAACAACAATCATCATGGCAATCTAAAACAAGTACTTAGACTTCATAAGGGGTACATAAACTAGTTTTTGCtctctaagttctttttgagctACAAAAGGTGTCAAAATTAAATAATGACTATGAGAATAAATAAAATCACTCCAACAAATGGGAACATTAGCAGCACATTTTTAactagaaaatattaaaaactattgctaaAGGACACTTTAAAAGCAACATTTATATAAAAGCGCTGGCCTAGTATGGCTGGTTTATATATTTTTGCATGCAGTCAGGTCAAATCGTTGAAGAATATCCGTTTTGCTATTCCATTGGTGAATGTCTAGGTTAATCCAGTGGACCTAATATTCTACCTGGTAAAAACACTTGTTATTCCACTGATCAAACTATTGCTTCTAGTTCTTAATTTAGAATCTCTCAGGAAGTTTGACATTCATTATTGCCATTGAATTGTTAGTGTTTTATCCGATTCCCCTACGATTCATACTTTTTCATTACAACTGCTAAGAAATATTGAAATACCAAAGAGATTGAATACATGATGAAATAATGTCACCCTAGACCTATTCTCCATATCCCAAGTTCGAAAAGTATGTTATGGTGGCGTTTACACCCCATCTCAATCATTTAGCTAGTATTTGTGAGTATGCACTAGTAATAGCCGAATGCTGTTAAGTTTAACAAGTAGCATGCTTACTGAAAATATCCATTAATGAATTAAGAGGGCTGAGAACCGCGAATCCTGGCCATTTAAAGGTTGGACCATAGACCTGATAATTAGGTCACGAGTTCGTCATTATGGTAAGTAGACCGAGCTTATATAAAGACTTCAGGTGCAAGATCTCAGACGTAGATCCAAAGCGCAGTCTGTGCAAGAATGCAAATTTCCTTTCGCAATTCCCtcttttgcttctttttctgttccttattttttctctattttttttcttcccatccTACTTTCCTTCGAGCAGCTGATGGAAGCTTTTGGGTCACACCTTCATTGATAATGCTACTAGGATAATGCTACTAGGAATCTTCAGGCTAAGCTAGGTCATTGGACCTGGAGAACGATATTACCTCTTGCATACCTCGATTCCAGACCCACTTTTGTTATCACCCTCCAATcatattaattaaattttgagtATTTAAAATTATTGCAAATATTTGCATGTCACTTTATTTTCCAACATATATAAACAAAGGGCCACCCAGCAGATTACAAATGGACCAATACATTTCAATGGCTGAATTTTCAACCTAATCGAACCAGTCTTCTCTCGTCACCCCATTCCAAGAGCATAAACACCAAGAGCATAAGTCCAGCCAATAATATTCCAGAGTTCTGCAGGCCACATCAGTTTCGGGACCCTGGTGCGACAAATCACGCGCAGTTCAAGAAAGCAACCACGCGCTCCATCTTGGCCACGGCCTTCTCGCTGGTGGGGTCCAGGAGATGGAACACATGGCCCATCCCCTCCGACTCCAGCAGCTCCGCCTCCCCTCCCCACCCGCTCCCCTTCAACCCCTCGTAGTAcgccctccccctctccctgaTAAAATCTTTCTCCGCCACCGTCACCAGCACCCGCTCGCACGGCAAACCCTCCAACCCCGGCCCCCCCTCCGCCAGCGGATTAATCCAAGGGTCGTCGGCCCCGGTCGTCCCCGGGCACGCGAATCCCCACAACTCCTccgtcctcctcctcggctccgggTCCGTGCTCTCCGATCCCACCGGCTTCGACCCCCAGAAGAACGGATGGACTAAAAGCAATCCTTTGATCCGCATCCCAGATCCGAGATTCTGTCTTCCCGGCGCGCAGCGTCACGTTGTGGGCAATATTGGCGCCGGCGCTGTCGCCGGCCAAGAAGACGCGGTTGAGGTCGCCGTGCTCGGAGAGCCAAGGCTCGGGGCCGCCGCTTCCAGCGGCGTGGGAGGCGACCCACTTGGCGGCGGCCAAGACGTCGTCGTACGCGGCGGGGAGCGGGTGCTCCGGAACGCGGCGATAGTCGACGGAGACGGCGAGGATCTGGGCTTGGGAGACGAGGGAGTTGAGGTAGTTGTGGTAGGTGGGGGAGAAGGCGGTCTCGATGACGAAGCCGCCGCCGTGGATGTAGATGAGGACGGGGAGCTTGGTTTTGTTGGTGGTGGTGGGGAGGTAGAGGCGGGCGGAGACGCCGGTGGATGGGTCGATGGTGACGTCTTTGGAGGTGACGCCGGTGGCGGGGTCGACGGAGGCGGGGACGACGTCAGTGCCGACGAGGCGTTCGAGGCGGCCGCTCTTGTAGATGCGGAAGAAGGGGGCGAGGTCGAGTTGGACTTCGGTGTCGGGATCCATGGGAGGTgaagatggagagagagaggaaaaaaactgGGAGATTGGTTTGGGCGTGGCTCCGGGCACTCCGCGTGGCTTTATAGATAGCAGATGGCCGTGTAGAGACAAGACCACAATAATAGATACAGACAATTCAGTCAGGAGTTACGGGCTACAAGACAAGTAGATGAATTTGCTTGGCTAAAAGAAGGTGAATCATTCTTTTCGAGCGAAAGATCAACCCGACCCCGTCCCAATCCTCAAACCTACCGTTTAGCGTTGATGGGAAATCTCAGGTACCTGGAAAACTCTGGAAATATAGACAAATTCCACCGGAATACATTGACTGCAATTTTAGCCAAATAAATTCAATCCCGTAATAGCCTTATTGAGATCCGTGCAgcagataaaaaaattaaagtttTTTGAGAGCTGTACAGGATGCAAACTACCCTGAAAGAAGATCAATTACTCCTTCGTGCCAAGGATACAATCCAAATCCAATTGGGACGGCTTGTTTGGATATTCTTAGTTGGAGtaagcataaaaaaataaacaaaaaattttATATCTATTTGTTTAAAAGAGAAGATAAAATCAATATCATTAATTGTAGTGTTGTTTATTTTTTCCATCTGGATTACCGAATGAAGGTAATCTAAAATTATCATTTCTTGATGGAAACACCTTCATTTAggttatattaacataatatagtCTAAATTTATCATTTCTTGATAGAAATACCCTTACTTAGATTATATTAACATAAGTGAGGCTAATCTGGCATGGATATATGGTAATCTTTCTTACCCATAAGAAAGATAATAAAATAACTGGTAGGTTCTAAATCTATTTTCCTAAAagagaagataaaataaataccCTCAGAGGATGGTATTAATTTTTCCATAATGGATTACCGAATAGAGGTAATCTAAAATTACCAATTCTTAATGAAAATACCCttacttatattatattaatattaattatattatataattaatattaattatgtTGGTATatcatattaatattatattagtatattataaatatgttaatatatttattaataaatattaattattaataaataattaacacattattattatttatcaacaaatctaacataggatttattaataattaatatatttatttatatacccAAACATACTAAActctatttataataaaaaatatgttttctaatatatatacaattaatttaaaaatatttattaactcttgtaaatatattttaatattcaaaACAGCCAATATTGACAATGTTATGTAAGTGGGCTATAAATAACTAACAAAtagactaaaaaaaaaaatattattacatGAATTGTTTATTTAAGGGCATAGATAGAAATTTGGCAATATTTCCATATAAGATTATCTCCAACAAAATTTAGTAATCTTTTttcaatataattttttaaagtaaTTTTCCAACCAATCAAATAAgataaaagttatttttttccATAAGTACTTTTTTAGATAGCAATTTTCAAGATTCATCGGATTACACATAATCTGATATACCCCAACCAAATAAAACCTTATAGCAATATTTGGCCCACCAATTCATGAATCTAGCAAAAAATCTAGTTCATCAATAAAAAAGAGAATGAATGAATCCCAATTCAGCTAATTGGTTAAAGGAAGTTGCATTCCCATTCTGATTTTATGGAGGAATAAGGATATTTCAATTCTCCAAAACTCAATTCCAACTCTCCTCTAGTATCTAAATTTCATTCGAATTTCGATTTCAGTAATAAACCAAATATATAGctattctaattttattttaattttttacttcGATTCCAATTACGATTCGAATGGCGAATAAACACTCCCAGACGAGAAGAGCATGTTCTAGATGCTGATGGAAGTCTTGACCTAAACGACACCTAACGAGCTTTGCTGAAACACAGGAAAAAGGAAGCCCAAATAACGCCGTAAGTGGCAGGCGTCGGGTGCGAGGGAGTAAAAGGCCGGACCTGACGACGAATACTCATGTTTCAACGAGCCTTTTTCACGTCTCGTCTCCTGCATGGTCCCGCCATTTTGGATGTTAGCTctttgctcaagaattcatgCTTGGGATGTTAGGTGTTCAAGTGTTGGCTGTTTGCCGTGATTTGGAAATTCAGAACCTTTTGCCTAATTAGCGCTGCGGCTGAACTGTTCGCTTGGCCTTCCGCAAAAAATATCTTAACAATGAGATTAGATTTGAAGCAAGCTGCTTTCACTACGTAAGCTGTGACGTATGCCTCAAATTTTCTCATTGGAATCAACAAGATGGAACTATTTTTCTTTcacgtttttttgtttttttcgaaCTGGACACCTCACGTTTGACGCACTGGAACCTCACATCGGATACATCCACCTTGAAATACAGAGAAGATGACATGTTAGCTGCCATATTTCAAAAGGACTGTAAAGTCTTCGAAGGTGCGAAAAGCACGGCCTTACttttaaaacaaagaaaaaataaaactagcaatatccttattttttttaaaaaaaattaaaacaagaaTGGTGATTGGAACTTAttgggggaataaggtttttcccccaaatgacacgaaagccccaaagaagccgcacaatcgtcgaccctggaaggccgaagtcggcacccgaactcggaacctccgacctaagagaaaccccaatgcccgaggcctacttttgtcagccacctactacggctatacgtctccgaggtccggccagagaccgtactatgacgcccctccggcatttatggcgcatgaccgctgtgatcctccggcacactccacaataaatatggatctccagcttactccacaataaatatggatctccggcttactccacaatgaatgcggatctccggcttactccacaatgaatgcggatctccggcttactccacaataaatgtggatctccggctcactcaacaattaatgcacgtgactcctgtcatctacggactcccagctctccacggcaaataagcccagcagagtctagtcaactgtgataagtctctgatctcggccatacctccgacactgatgcaataaattcgcctggtagcgtgctagttcgggttgtacaacgccctcatcgccgacatcagtgcaattattcgcctgaccaagcgccgacctgaacgacatgccgagccgtactacggcttcgccccgttacatcgcaggtaaaccgacccccggtctataaaagggggttggaaaatcgatactggggacgggcactgtttacctctactctacacgatttgccccctccctgacttgagcgtcggagggccggcgccggaagacccggccaccggctcgtgtgcaggcacccagacggaggacgccgcccactgtcggatcgtcgcccagccgcgggaatcagccgctccttctcgccgattgccccagacggaggacgccgcccgtcgacggACCACCACCCCGCCGTGAGTAACCAcctcccgctccctctcctcgaccgaagattgcccccgggtccaatttccagcaacagttggcgctagaaggagggcacgagtagcagtcatgaagttgagaagtaagggagcctctaacgtctcccggcgtcccccgcaaagtcctggacactccgtccagaattccccAACTCCAGCTGACCCAGGTCCTCAGGTCCAGctggaacagttcaatgccctggtacagcaagtccaggccctggccgccgccgtgcaGGGCCTACGGCGCGTGGAAGCTTCATCGgcgcttcccccgcaggcccaggccccgccggagtgtctccccaacggcccggttctccccagtcaaaatctgcatggctcctccagagccaacaacggagaACGGGCTACTCCCCGTAGGGAGTTACCGAGAGAAGGTTTCGatcggagaccccaactttccgAGGCGGAGTTAGCCCCGGACCGCCAAGGGCCGGCGCAAACCACaacgacaatcccacgggtgggggagctcgaccgaaaagttgagcatctggagcgccagattgcggcactccacggcaagaaggcaagacaggaaggggactttgagttcactgccaagtcccccttctcccgccagatcgaggacgagccggttcccgtgagattcaaaatgcctcaggtggagccctacagcggaatcaccgaccccctcgaccacttggagagttatcgggccctcatggccctacaagggtcctcggaggccatactctgcaaagcctttccagcgaccctccgagggaccgttcggctttggttttctggactgaagccgaacacggtgtcctcctttgagcagctcggcaggcagttcgccaccaactttgctgccagccggcgccagcgacggacatcagactccctcctggacatcaagcagaaggagggggagtccctcaaagagtacctggaccgctttaccgccgccacatgggaggtccgcgagctagaccagtcgatagccatgtcggctctgaaaactggggttcgctcctaccgattcctcttctccatcgagaagagcttcccggccgacttcaccgaaatgctggcccgagcccggaagtatgccaaggccgaggaggcagtcgcctccaggcggggagcaatcgagcccgcctctaagaagcagaagaagcgccgcgaggagcgcggccgacaaaggagccggtctccccgcagagagaaaaatctccccagactgaggagtccgccccgtcagcaggggcgacctcagcagaggacacctcctcgtccgaggtctccaccacggccccggacgtaccaggcgaggtacgagaactatacacccgtcaatgctccccgggccgagatcctgatgaaaattgagggtcgggacttcttccgacccccgcctcctatgcgagacacgggatttctccgaaataccaggaagtattgccgcttccaccgagaccgtgggcacgacacggaggactgcttccaactccgggacgagatagaagcgctcatccgacggggagtactcaaccagttcgtgaggaatcgacctgaggaaagaaggccggcggagaatgtcgcaccaaccgaaaatccaggcgacaacaggcccatcgccggcaccatcaacatgatcgggcgggcctcggcaggaacggccgcccagggaacacccccgaagcgcccacgtactgatgaagtcatctcgttctcggacgaggacttagaaggggtcgagacccctcacgatgacgctgtggtcatctccatgattgtaaataggtttgatgtaaagcgtgtcctagttgacaatggaagttcagccaacattttgtactaccatgcctaccaaaaaatggggttgacaggaggacatctccggagaatcaatgccccgctagtcgggtttaccggagatgcggtctcggttgaaggtgaggctagcttccttgtcacagttggcctcgccccccgggagagcactgtgaggatggacttcttggtggtccgtctgccctcggtctacaacgccatccttgggcgcccagggttaaacacccttcgagccgtggtttcaactcgc contains these protein-coding regions:
- the LOC103717078 gene encoding LOW QUALITY PROTEIN: tuliposide A-converting enzyme 2, chloroplastic-like (The sequence of the model RefSeq protein was modified relative to this genomic sequence to represent the inferred CDS: deleted 1 base in 1 codon), translated to MDPDTEVQLDLAPFFRIYKSGRLERLVGTDVVPASVDPATGVTSKDVTIDPSTGVSARLYLPTTTNKTKLPVLIYIHGGGFVIETAFSPTYHNYLNSLVSQAQILAVSVDYRRVPEHPLPAAYDDVLAAAKWVASHAAGSGGPEPWLSEHGDLNRVFLAGDSAGANIAHNVTLRAGKTESGSGMRIKGLLLVHPFFWGSKPVGSESTDPEPRRRTEELWGFACPGTTGADDPWINPLAEGGPGLEGLPCERVLVTVAEKDFIRERGRAYYEGLKGSGWGGEAELLESEGMGHVFHLLDPTSEKAVAKMERVVAFLNCA